TTATTTTCGGATTGCATGTGGCGTAAGGCGATTAAGGCATATTCGACTTTGCGTGTAATCTTTAGCATTGTGTTTTCTCTAGCTTGGGAATTTACCTTTTTCTAAAAATGCACTACAAGAATTAAATACGACTTTTTTTATCGCATTTAAAAAAAATAACAAATAAATAGTCTTAGTGAATACCGATTGGTGTTCGCTACAGCACAATTATTTCAGATTTTTGTTTAGAGGTGAAAAAACCAATTTGTTGTGCGGCAAGGCCGGTAAGCTCGGTGCATTTTTTGGCATAATCTTCAGCTTGGGATTGGGGCAGAGCCACCAGCAATCCGCCGGATGTTTGTGCATCAGATGCCATTAACTTTTGAGTTTCACTAAGTGAATTAGAAAATGAAACAAATTTGGAGATATATTCAAAATTCCGTTTTGTACCGCCGGGAATAACACCATCATTTGCTAATACATCAACGCCATCCAAAAAGGGGAGTGATTTAAATTGTATTTTTGCTGAAACATTACTGGCTTTACACATTTCTGATAAATGACCCAAAAGGCCAAATCCTGTTACATCCGTGGCTGCATGGGCGTCAAAATCATTCATTAATTTGGAAGCAGTTGCATTAAGCATGGCCATACAATCTACCGCACTTTTAATCATTTCATCTGGAGCCAACTCCTGTTTAATGGCAGTAGATACTATGCCTGTCCCCAGTGGCTTCGTCAGGATAATCGCATCGTCATCACGAGCACTTGAATTCCGGATAAGTTTATTCTCATTCACATCTCCTGTGACCACTAATCCGTACTTCGGTTCTTTATCATCAATAGAATGACCACCCACAATTGGGATGCCGGCCTCCTTAGCTTTATCTGAACCACCATGAAGAATTTCTTTTAACACATCTTTTGATAATTCTTTGATTGGAAACCCAACAATATTTAGCGCGAATCGTGGTGTTGCTCCCATGGCATAAATATCTGATAGTGAATTTGCCGCGGCAATTTGACCAAATTGGTAAGGATCATCTACAATGGGTGTGAAAAAATCTACAGTCTGGACGACCAGTTTGCCTTCGTCAAGGCGCACCACGGCAGCATCGTCAGAACCATTGAATCCAACAATCACTCTTTCTTGATGTACTATTTCGAGATCACCCAGTACCTGGGCTAGGTCCTCCGGACCAATCTTGCAGGCTCAGCCTGCGCCGTGTGAGTAATGGGTCAGTTTAATTTGATTGCGTTTTGACATGGGAATAATTTAAAGAGATAAAATGAGGATTCTAAAGTGCTTCTATTTTTAAATGAATTCTATTCACAATTTATTGTTTTCAGTTAATACAGGTCTGTAAATTCCGCACTGGTAAAAAGCCAATGAACATGTTTTTAATTGATTTAAACGCAATAAAACAATCCAACCTAACGGAATAATATTTTATTCAATCATTCATATATTTCACACAATTTATTAAGGAAAATTCATGAGTAAAACCACACAACAGGT
Above is a window of Candidatus Neomarinimicrobiota bacterium DNA encoding:
- the selD gene encoding selenide, water dikinase SelD, which gives rise to MSKRNQIKLTHYSHGAGUACKIGPEDLAQVLGDLEIVHQERVIVGFNGSDDAAVVRLDEGKLVVQTVDFFTPIVDDPYQFGQIAAANSLSDIYAMGATPRFALNIVGFPIKELSKDVLKEILHGGSDKAKEAGIPIVGGHSIDDKEPKYGLVVTGDVNENKLIRNSSARDDDAIILTKPLGTGIVSTAIKQELAPDEMIKSAVDCMAMLNATASKLMNDFDAHAATDVTGFGLLGHLSEMCKASNVSAKIQFKSLPFLDGVDVLANDGVIPGGTKRNFEYISKFVSFSNSLSETQKLMASDAQTSGGLLVALPQSQAEDYAKKCTELTGLAAQQIGFFTSKQKSEIIVL